The genomic region TCTATGCGTTGGGCGCCAGTATGTTTTTCTGGGGGTATTTCCTCTTCGAAGTCCCCAGCAATCTGCTGCTGCATCGCTTCGGGGCACGATTCTGGATCGCCCGGATCATGCTTAGTTGGGCAGTGATCTCCATGGCGGTGGCCTACACCGTGCCGCTGGCGGGGTTCTTCGGTATCCAGTCAAGCAGCATGTTTTATGTGTTGCGCTTCCTCCTGGGGGTGTGTGAAGCCGGCTTCTTCCCCGGCGTGATTCTGTACCTCAATTATTGGTTTCCAACGCACCGGCAAAGCCGCGTGATGTCCGGCTTCCTGATGGCCATGCCGATCAGCCTGACACTGGGCGGCATGTTGTCCGGTTGGCTGATGAACAGCATGCAGGGCGTGCACGGCCTGTCGGGTTGGCAGTGGATGCTGATCATCGAGGGTCTTCCGTCGATCATCATGGCCTTCATCGTGATCGTCTGCCTGGCGGACAACATCGACAAGGCCAAGTGGCTTTCAGCGGCGGAAAAAGCCCTGCTCAAGGCCAACCTGCAAACCGATAACCACGGCAAGGCGACGCGTTTGAGTGAGGTGTTCTTCAACCCGAAGGTGTGGTTGCTGGTGTTGATTTTGCTGACCTTCAACACCGGCTTCTACGGCCTGGCATTCTGGATGCCCTCGATTATCAAGAGCAGCGGTATCACCAACAGTTTGCATATTGGCTTCCTGACCGCCATACCCTATGCGGTCGCCACGGTGGTGATGCTGCTCAACGCTCGACACTCCAACCGTACCGGCGAGCGGCGCCTGCACGCGGCCATACCTGCCTTTATCGGTGGGGTCGGCTTGATCTTCAGCGCTTTCTTCGCCGACAACCTGGTGTTGTCCGTACTCTTCCTGAGCGTCGCCGCCTCCGGGATTCTCAGCCTGATGCCGATTTTCTGGACCCTGCCGGGGACCTTGTTGTCGGGCGTAGCGGCTGCAGCCGGCATCGGCATGATCAACGCCATCGGCAACCTGTCGGGGTTCACCGGGGCGATGATCACTGCAGTGGCTGAGAACCTCACCGGCAACATCAACAATGGCACCTATGTGTTGGCCCTGTGTCTGTTCGTCAGTGGCGGGCTGATCCTGGCTATCCCGGTGTCTATGCTCGGCAGGGCGCCGAAAGCGGCAAGCACCTCAGTGGCGCTGGAAACCGCATAGACACGCGCCAAGGAAATTTCCCACATCCAACCCCGATACCCGGTTGTTAGGCTCCAACTCTTTGACCTACTTCAAGGAGTTTCCCGATGACAAAACGTCTAGCCGCCGAGTTCTTCGGTACATTCTGGTTGGTACTGGGTGGTTGCGGCAGTGCTGTGTTGGCTGCCGCATTTCCTGAGTTGGGCATTGGTTTTGTAGGCGTGGCATTGGTATTTGGCTTGACGGTATTAACCATGGCCTACGCCGTCGGCCATATTTGCGGCGGGCATTTCAATCCGGCGGTCACCTTGGGTTTGCTCGCCGCTGGGCGTATTGATGGCAAGGATGTGGTGCCCTATATCCTCACTCAGGTTCTGGGCGCGATTGCGGCGGCCGGGGTGTTGTACCTGATCGCCAGCGGCAAGGCCGGGTTTGATGTAACGGCGGGGTTTGCCACCAATGGTTATGGCGAGCATTCACCCGGGGGCTTCTCGTTGCTGTCGGTAGCGGTCACCGAGTTTGTGCTCACGGCGTTTTTCCTGCTGATCATCCTGGGCGTCACCGATAAACAGGCGCCGGCGGGTTTTGCGCCGCTGGCCATCGGGTTTGCCCTGGTCTTGATTCACCTGATCAGTATTCCTGTAAGCAACACGTCGGTTAACCCGGCGCGCAGTACGGGTGTGGCGCTGTTCCAGGGCGATTGGGCGATGACCCAGTTGTGGGTGTTCTGGGTGATGCCTTTGCTTGGCGCAGTGGCTGGTGGCCTCGTGCACCGTTTTGCCTTGGCGACAAAACAATAGTCGCTAACTCCAACATCCTGGTGGGCTGCCAGGCCGCCATCGGGAGCAAGTCGAATCGTCGCACCGCCCCTCCCACAGGGGCCTGCGGTGCACCTGAAGTTGTGTAGATACCCATCCGCTGATGGGCCAAGCCAGCAGGCCCGACACGATCTTGTTGCATTGCCGGTTAATTGAACGGGAAAGTGCCTGAATTAATAAGAAGTATGGCTAATTGCAACTAGTGGCTATTGGCTGCTAACGCTCTATATCAGTGCATTTGGCAATGTTTTGTATTTAATTCCCCCGTAATCCGGAACTAGCGCTATAACTTCCAGTCGATACCCCCGGCTAACTCCCGTATGGGCTGTGGCGAACTAATGGCATTGTTCGGTAGTTCCAAATAGCCATACTTTTCGCAATCTTAGATATTCCTAGATGATGTCGTCAGCCCCCATTGATGCCTGCAAGCTGCCTATCCCGCACACCGACCAGGTGTGCACGTGGCTGATGCAGCATGCCGGGCTCAAATCCCTCGACCTGGAGCGCGCCCAGCGCTTATCCACTGACCCCCGCGACCTGCTGGGGTTACTGACGCGCCTGGGCTTGGTCTCCGAGGTCGAGCTGGCGCGTGCCTGGGCCGATCTGCTGGATGCGCCCTTGCTGCTGGCCGACGCCGCGCCGCCGCTGCTTGACCCGCTGCCGGTCTTGACCGAGCGCTTTATGCGGCATTACCAAGTGGTGCCCATGGGCTGGAGTGAAGGTGGCCTGCGCGTACTGGCCGCCAACCCGGCGCAGCTGTATCCGTTCCAGGCCCTGGCTTACGCCTGTCAGGTGCCGGTGTGGCTGGCCGTCGGCCCGCGTAATGAAGTCGACACACTGATCGAACGCTATTACGGCCAGGGCCGTTCCGCCATGGGCACCCTGATCGAGAACCTCGACGAGCAGGACGGCGCCCTTGAAGACATCGAGCACCTCAAGGACATGGCGTCCGAAGCGCCGGTGATTCGCCTGGTCAACCTGATCCTGCAACGTGCGGTGGAACAGCGCGCTTCGGACATCCATATCGAGCCCTTCGAAAACCAGTTCAAGGTGCGCTATCGCATCGACGGCGTGCTGCACGAGGCCGAAGCGCCGCCCGCCAGTTCATCGGCGGCGGTGATCTCGCGGGTGAAAATCATGGCGCGCCTGGACATTGCCGAACGGCGCCTGCCCCAGGACGGGCGCATCATGCTGCGCATCCAGGGCAAGGAACTGGACCTGCGCGTGTCCACGGTGCCCACCAGTTTTGGCGAATCGGTGGTGATGCGCCTGCTGGATCGGCAAACCGTGCAGTTCGACTTCCCCAGCCTGGGTTTTGACGGCCAGCGCCTGGCGGCCTTCCTCGACCTGCTCGAACGGCCCCACGGCATCCTGCTGGTGACCGGGCCCACCGGCTCGGGCAAAACCACCACGCTCTACACCGCCTTGTCGCGGCTCAACACCAGCGAACGCAAGATCATCACCGTGGAAGACCCGGTGGAATACCAGCTCGAAGGGATCAACCAGATCCAGGTCAAGCCGGCCATCGGCCTGGACTTTGCCGGAGTGCTGCGCGCCATCGTGCGCCAGGACCCGGACGTGATCATGATCGGCGAAATCCGTGACCTGGAAACCTGTCGCATCGCCGTGCAGTCCTCCCTCACTGGGCACCTGGTCCTTTCAACCCTGCACACCAACAGCGCTGCCGCGAGTATCACGCGCTTGCTCGACATGGGCGTGGAGAGCTACCTGATTGCCTCCACCGTCAGCGGCATTCTCGCCCAGCGCCTGGTGCGGCGCCTGGACCCGGCCACGCGGGTGGCCTTCGAAGCGCCGCCGGCATTGATCCAGGAACATGGCCTGGATCGATTGACCGAGCAACGTCCGATCCTGCTCTACCGTGGCGATTACCACGGCCGCAGCGCGCTCACCGAGTTGCTGGTGATGAACGACGAATTGCGCAGCCTGCTGATGCGCCACGCCGACGCCGCCACCCTTGAGCAGGCGGCCCGCCGCGGCGGTTTGCGCACCTTGTATGAAGACGGTTTGCGCCAGGCGCTGGCGGGCGTCACGTCCCTGGAAGAAGTGCTGCGCGTGACCCGTGGAGAGGACGTGTGAGCCTGTTCAAATTCCGCGCCCTGGACAGCCAGGGCGTTGCCCAGAGCGGTACGCTGCACGCCGCTGACCAGGCCGCCGCCGTCGCCGCCGTGCACAAACGTGGCTGGTTGCTGCTGCACATCGAAACGGCGGGCAGCCCTTTGTTGCACAAGACACGCGGGCAGTTGAAAGGCGCCGCGCTGGTGAGTTTCACCCAGCAGCTGGCCACGCTGCTCGGCGCTGGCCAGCCCCTTGAGCGCTCGCTGGGCCTGCTGCTCAAGCAACCTGGCCAACCCCAGGTGCGGGCATTGATCGAACGTATCCGCGAGCAGGTCAAGGCCGGCAAGCCGTTGTCGGTCGCGTTGGAGGAAGAGGGCGGTACGTTTTCCCCGCTGTACCTGAGCATGGTGCGCGCCGGTGAAGCCGGTGGGGCGCTGGAAGCGACCCTGCGCCAGCTCAGCGATTATCTGGAACGCAGTCAGTTACTGCGTGGCGAGGTGATCAACGCACTGATCTACCCGGCGTTCCTGGTGGTCGGCGTGCTGGGTTCGCTGGCGCTGTTGCTGGCTTATGTGGTGCCGCAATTCGTGCCGATCTTCCAGGACCTGGGCGTGCCGATTCCGCTTATTACCCAAGTGATCCTGGAGCTTGGCGAGTTTCTGGGCGCCCATGGCCTGGTGTTGCTGGCCGGCTTGTTGATTAGTACATGGACCCTGGCAGCACGCCTGCGCGACCCCGGTCGGCGCGAACGTTTTGACCGTCGTCTGTTGGGCGTGCGCGTAATCGGCCCGCTGCTGCAACGGGTACAAGCTGCCCGCCTGACCCGCACCCTCGGCACTTTGCTCAGCAATGGCGTGGCGTTGCTGCCGGCGTTGGTCATCGCCCGGCAGGTCTGCAGCAATCGTGCACTGCAGGCGCAAGTGACGCTGGCGGCGCAACGGGTCAAAGGCGGCGGCACACTTGCCGATGCGTTTGGCCGCCAGCCGCTGCTGCCGGAGTTGGCCCTGCAAATGATCGAGGTCGGCGAACAAGCCGGTGAACTGCCCAGCATGCTGCTCAAGGTCGCCGACATCTTTGACATCGAAGCCAAACGCGCAATCGAACGTCTGCTCGCGGCGCTGGTGCCGACCCTGACCGTGGTCATGGCCGTGCTGGTGGCGGTGATCATGCTCGCGATCATGCTGCCGCTGATGAGCCTTACCAGCCATATATGAACCTTCATGGAGTTGAATCAATGAAAACCAGGCATCGCCAACGCGGCTTCACCCTATTGGAAATGCTCGCGGTGATCGTGCTGCTGGGTATCGTCGCGACCATTGTGGTGCGCCAGGTCGGCGGCAATGTGGACAAGGGCAAATACGGCGCGGGCAAAGCGCAACTGGCCAGCTTGAGCATGAAGATCGACAGTTACGCCCTGGACGTGGGTGCGCCACCCAACAGCCTGCAACAGTTGGTGGACAAGCCTGCCAACGCCTCCAGCTGGGCTGGCCCCTATGCCAAGCCTTCGGAATTGAAAGACCCGTTCGGCCATGGCTTCGGCTATCGCTTCCCCGGTGAGCACGGCGCCTTCGACCTGGTCTTCTACGGCCAGGACGGCCAGCCCGGCGGTGAGGGCTACAGTGCCGACCTGGGCAACTGGGAATAACCCGCCCATGACCCAGCGCGGCTTTACCCTGCTGGAGATGCTGGTGGTGCTTGTATTGATCGGCATCGCGGCCGGGTTGCTGGCGTTCGGGGTGCGCCAGGGGCTGCAGGTGGCCCAGGAGCGCCGGGTGGTCGGGCAGATGGTCGAGGCACTGCGCACCACGCGGGCGGGGGCGATTATCAGCGGCCAGGCTGCACGCACCGAGTTCGACCTCCAGGGCCTGAGCTTCCAGGCCCCAGGGCGTGCGCCGCAACACTGGCCGGCCCAGTTGCAGGTGACGTTGCACAGTGCCGAGGCGGCGGGCGCCGCCGTGGTGTTCTACCCCGATGGCAGCTCCACCGGCGGCAACCTGTTGCTGGCCAACGGCACGCGGCGTTGGCGTATCGACATTGGCTGGCTCACGGGCAGCGTGCAGTCCAAGGCGCTGCCATGAAGTACCAGGCCGGCTTTACCTTGCTGGAAATGCTCGCCGCCCTGACGTTGATGGCGGTGTGCAGCAGTGTGTTGCTGGTTGCCTTCGGCCAGAGTGCGCGCTCGTTATCGCAAGTGGCCCGGAGCGACCGGCTCACCCATGCTGCGCTCACGGTGCTCGACCAGGAAGCGGCCGGCCCGTTGACCGAGGGCACCCGCCAGGGCGAACTCGATGGCATCCATTGGCAGTTGACCAGCACGCGACAACAGCCCCGTCTGTTTCGCCTCGACCTGAGCCTGCGCGAAGGCTCGCACCAGGCCCGTTTCAGCACCTTGAAGGCACGCCTGTGAAGCGCCGCGAGCAGGGCTTCACCTTGCTGGAGATCCTCGTGGTGCTCAGCCTGCTCTCGGTATTGGTGCTGCTGGTGGGCGGTGCGTTGCTCGGGGCCAACCGGGCGGTAGCCAAGGCCCAGGGCTATACCGCCAGCCTGGATGAAATGCGCGCCGCCCAACAGTTCTTGCGCACCGCCATCAGCGAGGCGCTGCCGTTGGATGTTGCTGAAGACGACAGCCAGGCCGATGGGTTTTTTATCGCGACGCCAGAGCGCTTGCAGTTTGTGTCGACCTTGCCCGGCGTGCTCGGCGGTGGCATCCAGCGCTTTACCCTGCAACGGGTCGAGCAGGATCTGCAGGTGGCGTTCTCGCAGCCGGAATCGCACAAACATCCCCTGCGCGACGATCCCCAGGTGCTGCTGCATAACGTCGAGGCGCTGCGATTCAGTTTTCGTGGTGTCTCGCCATTGGGCCAGCCCACCGGCTGGCTGAGCACATGGCCCTGGCCCAAGCGGTTGCCCGCTGCGGTGCGCGTCGACGCCAGCGTCAACGGGCCGGTGCCGTGGGTG from Pseudomonas synxantha harbors:
- the gspE gene encoding type II secretion system ATPase GspE, translating into MSSAPIDACKLPIPHTDQVCTWLMQHAGLKSLDLERAQRLSTDPRDLLGLLTRLGLVSEVELARAWADLLDAPLLLADAAPPLLDPLPVLTERFMRHYQVVPMGWSEGGLRVLAANPAQLYPFQALAYACQVPVWLAVGPRNEVDTLIERYYGQGRSAMGTLIENLDEQDGALEDIEHLKDMASEAPVIRLVNLILQRAVEQRASDIHIEPFENQFKVRYRIDGVLHEAEAPPASSSAAVISRVKIMARLDIAERRLPQDGRIMLRIQGKELDLRVSTVPTSFGESVVMRLLDRQTVQFDFPSLGFDGQRLAAFLDLLERPHGILLVTGPTGSGKTTTLYTALSRLNTSERKIITVEDPVEYQLEGINQIQVKPAIGLDFAGVLRAIVRQDPDVIMIGEIRDLETCRIAVQSSLTGHLVLSTLHTNSAAASITRLLDMGVESYLIASTVSGILAQRLVRRLDPATRVAFEAPPALIQEHGLDRLTEQRPILLYRGDYHGRSALTELLVMNDELRSLLMRHADAATLEQAARRGGLRTLYEDGLRQALAGVTSLEEVLRVTRGEDV
- the aqpZ gene encoding aquaporin Z, translated to MTKRLAAEFFGTFWLVLGGCGSAVLAAAFPELGIGFVGVALVFGLTVLTMAYAVGHICGGHFNPAVTLGLLAAGRIDGKDVVPYILTQVLGAIAAAGVLYLIASGKAGFDVTAGFATNGYGEHSPGGFSLLSVAVTEFVLTAFFLLIILGVTDKQAPAGFAPLAIGFALVLIHLISIPVSNTSVNPARSTGVALFQGDWAMTQLWVFWVMPLLGAVAGGLVHRFALATKQ
- a CDS encoding GspH/FimT family pseudopilin is translated as MTQRGFTLLEMLVVLVLIGIAAGLLAFGVRQGLQVAQERRVVGQMVEALRTTRAGAIISGQAARTEFDLQGLSFQAPGRAPQHWPAQLQVTLHSAEAAGAAVVFYPDGSSTGGNLLLANGTRRWRIDIGWLTGSVQSKALP
- a CDS encoding type II secretion system protein; its protein translation is MKYQAGFTLLEMLAALTLMAVCSSVLLVAFGQSARSLSQVARSDRLTHAALTVLDQEAAGPLTEGTRQGELDGIHWQLTSTRQQPRLFRLDLSLREGSHQARFSTLKARL
- the gspF gene encoding type II secretion system inner membrane protein GspF, whose amino-acid sequence is MSLFKFRALDSQGVAQSGTLHAADQAAAVAAVHKRGWLLLHIETAGSPLLHKTRGQLKGAALVSFTQQLATLLGAGQPLERSLGLLLKQPGQPQVRALIERIREQVKAGKPLSVALEEEGGTFSPLYLSMVRAGEAGGALEATLRQLSDYLERSQLLRGEVINALIYPAFLVVGVLGSLALLLAYVVPQFVPIFQDLGVPIPLITQVILELGEFLGAHGLVLLAGLLISTWTLAARLRDPGRRERFDRRLLGVRVIGPLLQRVQAARLTRTLGTLLSNGVALLPALVIARQVCSNRALQAQVTLAAQRVKGGGTLADAFGRQPLLPELALQMIEVGEQAGELPSMLLKVADIFDIEAKRAIERLLAALVPTLTVVMAVLVAVIMLAIMLPLMSLTSHI
- a CDS encoding prepilin-type N-terminal cleavage/methylation domain-containing protein, producing the protein MKRREQGFTLLEILVVLSLLSVLVLLVGGALLGANRAVAKAQGYTASLDEMRAAQQFLRTAISEALPLDVAEDDSQADGFFIATPERLQFVSTLPGVLGGGIQRFTLQRVEQDLQVAFSQPESHKHPLRDDPQVLLHNVEALRFSFRGVSPLGQPTGWLSTWPWPKRLPAAVRVDASVNGPVPWVTQVIALRLNLSSASIEE
- the gspG gene encoding type II secretion system major pseudopilin GspG, which codes for MKTRHRQRGFTLLEMLAVIVLLGIVATIVVRQVGGNVDKGKYGAGKAQLASLSMKIDSYALDVGAPPNSLQQLVDKPANASSWAGPYAKPSELKDPFGHGFGYRFPGEHGAFDLVFYGQDGQPGGEGYSADLGNWE
- a CDS encoding MFS transporter; protein product: MQTISEHSPAQAPSRELDFENQTYRKVIWRILPVLLLCYMAAYLDRVNIGFAKLDMLNELQFSNTVYALGASMFFWGYFLFEVPSNLLLHRFGARFWIARIMLSWAVISMAVAYTVPLAGFFGIQSSSMFYVLRFLLGVCEAGFFPGVILYLNYWFPTHRQSRVMSGFLMAMPISLTLGGMLSGWLMNSMQGVHGLSGWQWMLIIEGLPSIIMAFIVIVCLADNIDKAKWLSAAEKALLKANLQTDNHGKATRLSEVFFNPKVWLLVLILLTFNTGFYGLAFWMPSIIKSSGITNSLHIGFLTAIPYAVATVVMLLNARHSNRTGERRLHAAIPAFIGGVGLIFSAFFADNLVLSVLFLSVAASGILSLMPIFWTLPGTLLSGVAAAAGIGMINAIGNLSGFTGAMITAVAENLTGNINNGTYVLALCLFVSGGLILAIPVSMLGRAPKAASTSVALETA